aCTCCCAAGCTCCCAGGGAAGagagccccagcccagagctcccaccAAGGAGTCATGAGTAAGAACAGGGCACTTCCACGCTTTTATTTCACCCCACAAAAGCCAGTGAGCTAGTGATACATACCTGGACTCCTGCAGGCACCCAAGAAAGCCAAGAAGAGGATTGAAGGCGCCAATTCCAATGTTTTCTCCATGTTTGAGCAGGCGCAGATCCAGGAATTCAAAGAGGTAGGTGGCTTTGGTGGGAAGGACCGAGGGTCCTTGACGTGATGTGACCTTCAGCTCTTTCCTTGGTGCTCTCAAGTGACAGCTGGCTCACACCAGGAGGCAGCAGGCctggttttgggtggttttattttaaaagtgagaATAACAACTCAGTGACAATGTGTGGGATTAGGGTGAGTGAGACCCACAGAGCCCTTCCCGGGAGGGCTCAAAATGCCTTTATCCCATCCAAGCTGaagggagaaggagaaaggTGCTGAAGCCTTTGCAAAGGCTGGCAATTCTCCctttccctgtgctccctgccctgctcctgtgcttgCAGGCGTTCACCATCATGGATCAGAACCGGGACGGCTTCATCGACAAGGCAGATCTGAGAGACACCTTTGCTGCCCTTGGTGAGCCCAGCTTTAGCAGCCTGCCCTCCCCAGCTTTGCCAATGTTGGACCTGTTAATTGAGAAACAAGGAGGGGTGGGGCGTTTAACCAAGCCCCCATCATCCACCAGACCTCCCATTTTGCCAAAAACCTCCTGATCCAAACCCAAGCCTGTCAGCTGGGAGATCCCTCGCGGGTGatcccccagcagctctggtttATCCCCTTGGCACTGGAGCCAGCTCCTGGATTACACAGCCAAACACTCCCTGCCTTTTCCGTGCCTAGGAgcacctggctgtgcccatcccaCGGCATCCCGGGGTATGTGGGCAttcaggggatttgggggatttgtgggaggctgtgacactgccagcTTGGCTCTGCCATCAGAGGTCAGCATGAATCAGCAACGGAGTTCCAAGGACAACCCAGCCTCGGGAAAAATGTTGTAGATGTTCAATCCTGTTTGGTTTTGGTGCTGGGGAACAGGGAGAGCCCCAGTGCTGGTGGTCTTGACCCAAAACATATTCCAAGGGGGCTTAAAAGGGGCTGATCCATGGGGAAGTGAGGCACGGAAACAGCACAGCTGAGTCCTTTCATCCCTCTTTTCTGTGATCCTGGAGCCTGAGAAGCCAGAGCTGGAGATGATTCTCTCACCTCACTGCTGCTACCTCCATTCCTGGTCAGAGATGTCTCCCAGGAATGTGCTATTTCCCTCCAGTGGGGGAAAGTTCCACAGGGAAGGGTTCTGTGGTGTGTATTTTTAACCCCCAACACgcagagcaggacctggatCCATGGCTGACCCATAGCTGCTCTCCCCAGGGCGCCTGAATGTGAAGAACGAGGAGATCGATGAGATGATAAAGGAGGCACCGGGCCCCATCAACTTCACCGTGTTCCTCACCATGTTTGGGGAGAAGCTCAAGGGTGAGAGGGCAcctggggagctgggagtgctcaGTGCCATTCCTATGCCCCAAAATGGATTTGCAATACCAACCATCCCTGGGGCCAGAGATCTTATCCCACGTCTCCCCAAACTGTTGGGGGGTATGAGATGGtctccgtgcctcagtttccccagccaTTCACAAAACCCaaatggctgtgctgctgctgctgtcccataGGAAGAGGGGACAGTTCTTGCAGCACCTCTGAgcctgctgacagcagcagcgCCAAAATTGGCCCCCCCTGCCTACAGCCAGACTTTGACCCATCATCCCATCTGGCTGTACCCTGAATCACGTACTCAACCCGAGGAATGCAGCCTCCTGCCGATCTCCAAGAGACTGCAgggccccaggggctgtgcctggagctctaTAAATACGCTCCAAAGATTAGATAAACGCCGGGTGCCGGAGCGGCGGCaccgcctgctctgtgctcacacCACGGCTGCTCCCCACACCCCACCAGCTTCACTCGAGCCTCCAGCTGCAGGTCTGCATTCCTGCAGGGGTCCCACTTTCCAGTCTGCCCCCCGTTTTGCCCCCGAGGCTGGGAGAAGCAGGAGGCTGCAGTTGGTTTCTTACTTTACCATCTCCAATAGGAATCAAATCTCAAATCATGGCTTTGTCACCTACAGGTGCCGACCCAGAGGAGACGATCCTGAATGCATTCAAGGTGTTTGATCCAGAGGGGAAAGGCCTGAAATCTGCCTAGTGAGTGCAGGGGTAGCTGGGGCAGGGAGTGATGGGGTGTCCCCATGAGGACCTGCCCAGTGCTCACCGCGCTCTCTCGTTTACAGCATCAAAGAAATGCTGATGACACAGGGGGAGAGGTTTTCCCAGGAAGAGGTATGATCACTTTCCCACCTTCTGCCAGCCTCCCTCCATCCCAACAGACCCCATCCCTCCTCCCAGCCCGGTCCCAAACCCCTCCCATGCCACCTTTTCTCACTGCTCTTCCCTGGCAGATCGATCAGATGTTTGCTGCCTTCCCTCCGGACATGTCTGGCAACCTGGACTACAAGAACCTGGTCCATGTCATTACTCATGGTGAAGAGAAGGACTAGcccaggctcagggctggggctggcactgcaaGTTCACCTCTCCCTAGGTCACACGGGGGttccctttcctcttccccTGGAGAGGCATGTGCCTGGGAATTTGGCACGGGAATGGCATTCACATTAAAAGGCCTTTTGGCAAGAGGAAACCCAGCTGCTGGTGTGAGCAGTGCTTGGGCTTGTGTGGTGTGCCCCGTGGGAACCCTCAGATCCTTCCAGACCCTGCTGGCCTCAGCACCCCTGACCTACTGCACGTCACCCTCATGTGTCCTCCAGTCTCCCActcccagccccaaaccagTTCCACActgggctgtgcccatcccctgtgccacagcccagggccagcactgaGCTCAATTTTCCTTTAGGCAGCAGGGAGTTGTCAGCTTCTGCCAGCTTAGCAGGGAACCCCCCATGAGCACACTCATCCCCTGCATCCCCCCTGCCCGCCCTGCCCTCGGGCACGGAGCAGGATTGGCACCTCTGCCTGTGGGGAGTGCCTTGGCTCGTGTGACAGGGATGTCACCCTCTGCTAGAGCAGCTGATCCCACCCCGGCTCTGggtgctgtcagcagtgggtGAGGCCATGCCAAAATATCACCTGGTGAGGTTCTGAAGCCTGTGCAAGGTGTTGGGCTCCTTCCAGAGAAGGAAGATGGAATGAT
The Passer domesticus isolate bPasDom1 chromosome 17, bPasDom1.hap1, whole genome shotgun sequence DNA segment above includes these coding regions:
- the MYL2 gene encoding myosin regulatory light chain 2, ventricular/cardiac muscle isoform → MAPKKAKKRIEGANSNVFSMFEQAQIQEFKEAFTIMDQNRDGFIDKADLRDTFAALGRLNVKNEEIDEMIKEAPGPINFTVFLTMFGEKLKGADPEETILNAFKVFDPEGKGLKSAYIKEMLMTQGERFSQEEIDQMFAAFPPDMSGNLDYKNLVHVITHGEEKD